One region of Sulfuriroseicoccus oceanibius genomic DNA includes:
- a CDS encoding sensor histidine kinase, protein MIAGSPIDSATFVIGLLVGGAIAALFRWARETPENKKDTKEERQPARPSDQVNFTTLSETLDLLQEAVMLVDPDDLAVVYANKRCDRFFRTSNEITGRPLLDVCRSHQLLELTQKAITSGSSVKEKLGAAEDDSRFWTVYITLGTSPKPEDPSAPKPLVRIVIRDDTEQIRTEQIRREFIANASHELRTPITIISGYIDNLLDGAINRPELATKFLKVARKHSHRTNRLIEDMLTISKLESGQIGQITSERFSLARCAEHVIDQLQPIIDAQSATVTIETDPESEFIVGDRFYWDQIIFNLTENALKNNPTQPIDVKISTRIEDEHHVVEVTDNGVGIPLSSQPFIFKRFYRVQKDHSQTIKGTGLGLSIVKRAVEAHGGSIEVDSVPHQHTTFRVLLPHTHTEESAPPIS, encoded by the coding sequence ATGATCGCAGGCAGCCCCATCGACTCCGCAACCTTTGTCATCGGCCTATTGGTCGGCGGCGCCATTGCGGCATTGTTCCGTTGGGCCCGGGAGACCCCGGAGAACAAAAAGGACACGAAGGAAGAACGGCAGCCCGCCCGCCCGTCGGACCAGGTCAATTTCACCACCCTTTCTGAAACTCTGGACCTCCTGCAAGAGGCGGTGATGCTCGTTGATCCGGACGATCTGGCCGTCGTCTACGCCAACAAGCGATGCGATCGCTTTTTCCGCACCAGTAATGAAATCACCGGCCGGCCGTTGCTCGACGTCTGCCGGTCCCACCAACTTCTCGAGCTGACCCAAAAAGCCATCACCTCAGGCAGCTCCGTGAAAGAAAAGCTCGGTGCGGCAGAGGACGACTCCCGCTTTTGGACCGTCTACATCACACTTGGCACGTCTCCGAAACCGGAGGATCCAAGCGCACCGAAGCCTCTCGTTCGCATCGTCATCCGCGACGATACCGAGCAAATCCGCACCGAGCAGATCCGGCGCGAGTTCATCGCCAACGCCTCCCACGAACTGCGCACCCCCATCACCATCATCTCCGGCTACATCGACAACCTGCTCGATGGCGCCATCAACCGCCCGGAACTCGCCACCAAGTTCCTCAAGGTCGCACGCAAACACAGCCACCGCACCAACCGGCTGATCGAAGACATGCTCACCATTTCCAAACTGGAGTCAGGCCAGATTGGACAAATCACCTCGGAGCGCTTCTCTCTTGCCCGCTGCGCGGAACACGTCATCGATCAACTCCAACCGATCATCGACGCCCAATCGGCGACCGTCACCATTGAGACCGACCCCGAGTCCGAATTCATCGTCGGCGACCGCTTCTACTGGGATCAGATCATCTTCAACCTGACGGAGAACGCCCTGAAGAACAACCCCACCCAGCCAATCGACGTCAAGATCAGCACCCGTATCGAAGACGAACACCACGTGGTTGAGGTGACTGACAACGGCGTCGGCATCCCACTCAGCTCACAGCCTTTCATCTTCAAACGCTTCTACCGCGTCCAGAAGGATCACTCACAAACGATCAAAGGCACCGGCCTCGGGCTCTCCATCGTCAAACGCGCCGTGGAAGCGCATGGCGGCTCCATCGAAGTCGACAGTGTGCCGCACCAGCACACCACATTCCGCGTCCTGCTTCCGCACACACACACTGAAGAGAGCGCCCCCCCGATCTCATAG
- a CDS encoding response regulator produces the protein MAENEELPDLMTVKETSQYLRIPLPTVYYLVQRQQLPAVQIGGRWRIKRKLLDRDILKKEEPRERSVMLIDTDEAMRVMVGQYLTKSGVAPVLVKNAEEAIGQLAVNQPDLILLDLNQPDLAGDELYTRIRKSHPDVPLFVISGHPDGEVLWRIMQAGPVTMLRKPIHFEHLEALLKMTEPSAVEE, from the coding sequence ATGGCTGAAAACGAAGAATTGCCCGATTTGATGACGGTCAAGGAGACGTCTCAATACCTTAGGATTCCCTTACCGACGGTATATTACCTGGTTCAGAGGCAGCAGTTGCCAGCAGTGCAGATCGGTGGGCGTTGGCGAATCAAGCGCAAGCTCCTCGACCGTGATATTTTGAAGAAAGAGGAACCTCGCGAGCGTTCGGTCATGTTGATTGACACGGATGAGGCGATGCGGGTGATGGTGGGGCAGTATTTGACGAAGTCCGGAGTCGCACCGGTGCTGGTGAAGAACGCCGAAGAGGCGATCGGGCAGTTGGCGGTGAACCAGCCGGACTTGATCCTGCTCGACTTGAACCAACCTGATCTGGCCGGCGACGAGTTATACACGAGGATCCGCAAGAGCCACCCGGATGTGCCTTTGTTTGTGATCAGCGGTCATCCGGACGGAGAGGTGCTGTGGCGGATCATGCAGGCGGGTCCGGTGACCATGTTGCGTAAGCCGATTCACTTCGAGCATTTGGAAGCTTTGCTGAAAATGACCGAGCCCTCGGCTGTCGAGGAGTAG
- a CDS encoding HesB/IscA family protein: MITISPRAVEELQSIKASKNAPDNHGLRILVQKGGCAGMQYGMKFDAPATDDDITEADGVRVLIDPQSLPYLKGCVLDFSDALSDSGFKINNPNAERSCGCGSSFEPTQTTAEANATPPTDPEIEALECTPDEEDTQS; this comes from the coding sequence ATGATCACCATTTCCCCACGAGCCGTCGAAGAATTGCAGTCGATCAAAGCCTCGAAAAACGCACCGGACAACCACGGTCTCCGCATTCTCGTCCAAAAGGGCGGATGCGCCGGCATGCAGTACGGCATGAAGTTCGACGCCCCCGCCACCGATGACGACATCACCGAAGCCGACGGCGTGCGCGTTCTCATCGATCCCCAAAGCCTGCCTTACCTCAAAGGTTGCGTTCTCGACTTCTCCGACGCCCTCTCCGACAGCGGCTTCAAAATCAACAACCCGAACGCCGAACGCAGCTGCGGATGCGGCTCATCCTTTGAACCAACCCAAACCACGGCCGAAGCCAACGCCACCCCGCCGACCGACCCCGAAATCGAAGCACTGGAATGCACTCCTGATGAGGAGGATACGCAATCGTGA
- the gatA gene encoding Asp-tRNA(Asn)/Glu-tRNA(Gln) amidotransferase subunit GatA: MSLAASTITDLRAKLVEGTITPADIINDIRKANEAADPRVTGYLSLDYDAALAEAENADLSLPLGGIPIAIKDNINVKGQGCGCASKLLTGGYTSPYDATVIAKLRAAGAIPLGRTNMDEFAMGSTTENSATGETRNPWDIDRVPGGSSGGSGAAVGARTAVAALGSDTGGSIRQPAAFNGIVGLKPSYGRVSRYGLVAFASSLDQIGPMTRSVEDAALMLNVMAGSDIQDSTSAQIDVPDYTAGLDGDLNGLRVGVPKEFFGEGLDADVKASVDAAIAKLEELGAEIVEVSLPHTEYAVATYYIIATAEASANLARFDGVRYGNRAEDPADLLQLYTRTRELGFGEEVKRRILLGTYVLSSGYYDAYYLQAQKARTLFRRDFEAAFEKVDVIVGPTSPGPAFEAGSLTADPLQMYLADIYTISANLAGIPAMSQPCGFVEREAGKPLPVGLQLMAKPFDEQTLLKVGAAYERATDWHTRAPGA; the protein is encoded by the coding sequence ATGTCGCTCGCAGCCTCCACCATCACCGATCTTCGCGCCAAGCTGGTCGAAGGAACGATCACCCCGGCCGATATCATCAACGACATCCGCAAAGCCAATGAGGCTGCGGATCCACGGGTGACAGGCTATTTGTCCCTCGATTACGACGCGGCACTGGCGGAGGCGGAAAACGCGGATCTGTCGCTGCCTCTCGGTGGTATCCCGATTGCGATCAAGGACAACATCAATGTCAAAGGACAGGGCTGCGGTTGTGCATCGAAGCTTTTGACCGGCGGCTACACCTCACCGTACGACGCGACGGTGATCGCCAAGTTGCGCGCAGCGGGTGCCATTCCGCTCGGCCGCACAAACATGGACGAGTTCGCCATGGGCTCGACTACTGAAAACTCCGCAACCGGCGAGACCCGCAACCCGTGGGATATCGACCGCGTGCCAGGTGGGTCGTCCGGTGGATCCGGAGCGGCGGTTGGTGCGCGCACTGCCGTTGCCGCACTGGGCTCGGATACGGGTGGCTCGATCCGTCAGCCGGCTGCGTTCAATGGTATTGTCGGTCTCAAGCCGAGCTACGGCCGCGTGTCGCGCTACGGATTGGTGGCCTTTGCCTCGTCGCTCGACCAGATCGGACCAATGACCCGCTCGGTGGAAGATGCCGCGCTGATGCTCAATGTCATGGCCGGCTCGGACATCCAGGACTCGACGTCGGCCCAGATCGATGTGCCGGATTACACCGCAGGACTCGATGGTGATCTGAACGGGCTTCGCGTTGGCGTGCCGAAGGAGTTCTTTGGCGAAGGTCTGGATGCCGATGTGAAGGCATCGGTGGACGCTGCGATCGCCAAGCTCGAAGAGCTCGGTGCAGAGATTGTCGAAGTTTCCCTCCCGCACACCGAATACGCGGTGGCGACCTACTACATCATCGCTACGGCTGAGGCGTCTGCGAACTTGGCACGCTTCGATGGCGTGCGTTATGGCAACCGTGCGGAAGATCCGGCGGACTTGCTCCAGCTCTACACCCGCACCCGCGAGCTCGGGTTTGGCGAGGAAGTAAAACGCCGCATTCTTCTGGGAACCTACGTTCTCAGCTCCGGTTACTACGATGCCTATTACCTTCAGGCGCAGAAGGCGCGTACTCTCTTCCGCCGCGATTTTGAGGCAGCGTTTGAAAAGGTCGACGTCATTGTCGGGCCGACCTCGCCTGGTCCTGCGTTTGAAGCTGGCTCGCTGACCGCGGATCCGTTGCAGATGTACCTGGCGGACATTTACACCATTTCGGCCAACCTGGCGGGGATTCCGGCAATGAGCCAGCCATGTGGATTTGTCGAGCGAGAAGCCGGCAAGCCGCTTCCAGTTGGCTTGCAGCTGATGGCCAAGCCATTCGACGAGCAGACTCTGCTCAAAGTCGGTGCCGCCTACGAGCGCGCCACCGATTGGCACACCCGCGCCCCAGGAGCGTAG
- a CDS encoding response regulator transcription factor, with amino-acid sequence MSRILIVDDEPDLVDLLTFNIESAGHTVATASNGLEALEAMDKSRPDAVLLDMMMPHMDGIATLKEMRKRPGFAGIPVIMLTARSAVEDRIKGFESGADDYLSKPFDSKELQLRLAAVLRRTEGDGGSPDILEVGSFRLDRETLRLDLDNQVVDLTATEFKLVLLLMQHEGEVQERDHLLRQVWGYRDSTLTRTLDTHIKRLREKIGEYAEHIETVRGVGYVFHAEV; translated from the coding sequence ATGTCACGCATCCTCATCGTCGACGACGAACCAGATCTGGTCGATCTCCTGACCTTCAACATCGAAAGTGCGGGCCACACCGTGGCAACCGCCAGCAATGGCCTCGAAGCCCTCGAAGCCATGGACAAGTCGCGTCCGGATGCTGTGCTGCTCGATATGATGATGCCGCACATGGATGGAATCGCCACCCTCAAGGAGATGCGCAAGCGCCCTGGGTTTGCCGGCATTCCCGTGATCATGCTCACCGCCCGCTCCGCCGTGGAAGACCGCATCAAAGGCTTCGAGTCCGGTGCCGATGACTACCTGAGCAAACCATTCGATTCAAAAGAACTGCAACTCCGTCTGGCCGCCGTACTGCGTCGCACCGAAGGCGATGGCGGCTCACCAGACATCCTCGAAGTCGGCTCGTTCCGCCTCGACCGCGAAACCCTCCGCCTCGACCTCGACAACCAGGTCGTCGATCTCACCGCCACCGAGTTCAAGCTCGTGCTTTTGTTGATGCAACACGAAGGCGAAGTGCAGGAGCGCGACCACCTGCTGCGCCAAGTCTGGGGATACCGCGACTCCACGCTCACCCGCACGCTCGACACACACATCAAACGCCTGCGCGAAAAGATTGGCGAATACGCCGAGCACATCGAAACGGTCCGCGGTGTCGGCTACGTATTCCACGCTGAAGTTTAA
- the mutL gene encoding DNA mismatch repair endonuclease MutL: MPDTLASQVAAGEVVERPASVVRELLDNALDAGATSIEVQIGKGGAGLIRVTDNGAGMTRDDAVMCIERHATSKIKTAEDLVTVSTLGFRGEALPSVASVSRFKLRTCEHGALNGTCVEVDGGRLVEVRDDGCAPGTSVEVRSLFVNVPARRKFLKTENTEFGHIDQQVRLHAIAHPKVAFRLVRDGRVSLDLPATGDQWERVRGLVGDEIAGGLFEMEPFENAGIKVTGVMSRPGVSRPNRRMQWVFLNGRPVENSVLFRAIKEAYRGLVERDGHPLAFLFLELPAGSFDINVHPAKKEVRFQKTGAVERAVYDALVASLENPSGAESGADAIEVAPSKAPAPAKKPASPAVRLTPAPPSAEAPKTARPAPARPAFKLSTESIKPRVTQPEMQPVVDDVVAAANELRNKKTTPVAQAAAGPEEGADDDLDSNAGIPDDFVFLSVLADGYVLYETDEGLALLHVRAARERIVYEQLADEQPEGADESASQRLLLPVTLETEQEEYETIVEVLDELCAVGFEIEEFGARTFKVSSLPAGVKQVNAADVIRQVFATVGDVRRGAVGAPSDGERRKLQVGVARVLAREFELGGGASVDTALDAAGAAQLAERLFGCRMPYCCPQGRPTLVHIGFAELARRFGR, encoded by the coding sequence ATGCCTGATACATTGGCGAGCCAAGTGGCTGCCGGTGAGGTCGTTGAGCGTCCGGCTTCGGTTGTGCGCGAACTGCTCGATAACGCACTCGATGCTGGGGCGACATCCATTGAAGTGCAGATTGGTAAGGGTGGTGCCGGGTTGATCCGGGTGACCGACAATGGCGCCGGAATGACCCGCGACGACGCGGTGATGTGTATCGAGCGCCACGCCACCAGTAAGATCAAAACTGCAGAGGATCTGGTGACGGTGAGTACGCTTGGGTTCCGTGGTGAAGCGTTGCCGAGTGTGGCAAGTGTCTCGCGCTTCAAGCTGCGCACCTGCGAACACGGAGCGCTCAATGGCACGTGCGTGGAAGTGGACGGAGGTCGCCTGGTCGAGGTGCGCGACGACGGATGTGCTCCGGGCACGTCGGTCGAGGTGCGGTCACTCTTTGTGAATGTGCCGGCGCGGCGCAAGTTCCTGAAAACAGAGAACACGGAGTTTGGTCACATTGACCAGCAGGTGCGCTTGCACGCGATTGCTCACCCAAAAGTCGCGTTCCGCCTGGTGCGTGACGGAAGAGTCTCGTTGGATCTGCCGGCGACGGGGGACCAGTGGGAACGTGTGCGCGGGTTGGTCGGCGATGAAATTGCAGGCGGGTTGTTCGAGATGGAGCCTTTTGAAAACGCCGGGATCAAAGTCACCGGTGTGATGAGCCGCCCTGGAGTGAGCCGTCCGAACCGACGCATGCAGTGGGTCTTTTTGAATGGCCGGCCGGTGGAGAACTCGGTCTTGTTCCGTGCGATCAAAGAGGCGTACCGCGGGCTGGTCGAGCGGGACGGGCATCCGCTGGCTTTCTTGTTTCTAGAACTTCCTGCAGGAAGCTTCGATATCAACGTGCACCCGGCGAAGAAAGAGGTGCGCTTCCAGAAGACCGGTGCGGTTGAGCGTGCGGTTTATGATGCGTTGGTGGCTTCATTGGAGAATCCGTCCGGAGCCGAAAGCGGTGCCGATGCGATCGAGGTCGCACCGTCCAAGGCACCGGCTCCCGCGAAAAAGCCAGCGTCTCCTGCAGTGCGGCTGACACCGGCGCCCCCCTCGGCCGAGGCACCCAAGACGGCCCGCCCGGCACCAGCACGTCCTGCATTCAAGCTGAGTACGGAGTCGATCAAGCCGCGTGTGACGCAGCCTGAGATGCAACCGGTGGTCGACGATGTCGTGGCGGCTGCCAACGAGCTTCGGAACAAAAAAACCACACCCGTCGCTCAGGCTGCAGCCGGGCCGGAGGAAGGTGCGGACGATGATTTGGACTCCAATGCCGGGATCCCGGATGATTTTGTCTTTCTGTCTGTGCTGGCAGACGGCTACGTCCTCTATGAAACCGATGAGGGGCTGGCGCTTCTGCATGTGCGTGCCGCACGCGAGCGGATTGTCTATGAGCAGTTGGCCGACGAGCAACCGGAGGGAGCTGATGAGTCGGCGTCTCAGCGTCTGTTGTTGCCGGTGACATTGGAAACCGAGCAGGAAGAATACGAGACGATTGTCGAGGTGCTCGACGAGTTGTGTGCGGTCGGCTTCGAGATTGAGGAGTTCGGTGCGCGTACGTTCAAGGTAAGTTCTCTGCCGGCCGGTGTGAAGCAGGTGAATGCAGCGGATGTGATCCGCCAGGTTTTTGCAACCGTTGGTGATGTCAGGCGCGGCGCTGTGGGCGCTCCGTCGGATGGCGAGCGTCGCAAGCTGCAGGTCGGTGTCGCGCGGGTGCTCGCCCGCGAGTTCGAGCTTGGCGGAGGAGCTTCGGTCGATACCGCACTGGATGCGGCTGGCGCAGCGCAGCTGGCGGAGCGTTTGTTCGGGTGCCGGATGCCTTATTGTTGTCCGCAGGGGCGGCCGACGTTGGTGCATATCGGGTTTGCCGAGCTGGCGCGCCGCTTTGGCCGCTGA
- a CDS encoding M14 family metallopeptidase has product MDVHELIRSFDDEFSRIGAKREQYGDVCGYPLVAYRLGDGARRGYVSAGMHGDEPAGPLALLELLREGFFKPTGISWVICPVLNPTGLALAQRENHQGEDLNRDYLSRRTDEVAGHARWLDGASYDFALSLHEDWESTGFYYYEINQGEDCPERYALISAAVGEVMQMEPEQVIDDHNVRKPGWIYHECEPDEPERWPEAIFLAKIGCPLSFTFETPSSAPLELRVQAHKAAMRSALAVCLP; this is encoded by the coding sequence ATGGACGTCCACGAATTGATACGCAGCTTCGATGATGAATTCTCGCGCATTGGCGCAAAGCGAGAGCAGTACGGGGACGTCTGCGGCTACCCGCTCGTAGCCTATCGGTTGGGCGATGGAGCACGCCGGGGCTATGTCTCCGCAGGAATGCACGGCGACGAACCAGCAGGCCCGCTCGCTCTACTGGAGCTCCTGCGAGAAGGTTTCTTCAAGCCCACTGGAATCAGCTGGGTGATTTGCCCGGTGCTGAACCCAACCGGCCTGGCTCTGGCACAAAGGGAAAACCATCAGGGAGAAGACCTGAACCGCGACTACCTGAGCCGACGCACGGACGAGGTCGCAGGCCACGCTCGCTGGCTGGACGGCGCATCCTACGATTTCGCACTCTCATTGCACGAGGACTGGGAAAGCACCGGCTTTTACTACTACGAGATCAATCAAGGCGAAGACTGCCCGGAGCGCTACGCTCTGATTTCGGCTGCGGTTGGAGAGGTCATGCAAATGGAACCCGAGCAGGTGATCGATGACCACAACGTACGAAAACCCGGATGGATCTACCACGAATGTGAACCAGACGAGCCGGAGCGATGGCCGGAAGCCATTTTCTTGGCAAAGATTGGCTGCCCTCTGTCATTCACATTCGAAACACCTAGCAGCGCTCCTCTGGAACTCAGAGTGCAGGCCCACAAGGCCGCGATGCGCTCTGCCTTGGCTGTTTGCTTGCCGTAG
- the ruvC gene encoding crossover junction endodeoxyribonuclease RuvC has protein sequence MSRRILAIDPAIRNTGFAVLEQRDGQRTPTPLAYGTIKNKASLRQSACLLAITEHLREVIRTHQPNECAVEGIIYVQSHRTAITMGAARAAALIAAAEAGLEIREYAPKRVKQSVVGRGAADKDQVAFMVRALLGLRETPDHDAADALAIGLTHLTESSSPAAKLNPPASI, from the coding sequence ATGAGCCGCCGCATATTAGCGATCGACCCAGCCATCAGGAATACGGGGTTTGCTGTTTTAGAACAGCGTGACGGGCAGCGCACCCCGACTCCGCTCGCGTACGGGACCATCAAAAACAAGGCGTCGCTACGCCAGTCCGCCTGCCTGCTGGCAATCACCGAACACCTGCGGGAGGTGATCCGTACACACCAACCCAACGAATGCGCGGTGGAAGGGATTATCTACGTACAATCCCACCGCACCGCCATTACCATGGGGGCCGCGCGCGCCGCCGCGTTGATCGCCGCCGCCGAAGCCGGCCTGGAAATCCGCGAATATGCCCCAAAAAGGGTCAAACAATCGGTAGTGGGCCGTGGCGCTGCAGACAAAGATCAGGTCGCATTCATGGTGCGCGCACTCCTCGGCTTGCGCGAAACACCGGACCACGATGCCGCCGACGCCTTGGCCATCGGCCTCACCCACCTCACCGAAAGCAGCTCCCCTGCCGCGAAACTCAACCCACCCGCCTCCATTTAA
- a CDS encoding phosphatase PAP2 family protein: protein MPRPHFVVRDILPALALLLIGTILFRIFNWDLPVALWAQDDQGGWSRGDTGIWRVLYVVGTWPALLSGVAAILILLVGLRRPAAARFRKPAGYLLLVLLVGPLIIANAILKDHWGRPRPRDTAPLGGEYAFEEVLTMDLSSPGKSFPCGHATMGFFFFAFYFLLRSRRPRLAKGFLVAGLGYGSIIGMARLLQGGHFASDTLWAAGVLWFTCAFLARWMKIDQPLPAVASEQFKPVSWPKLSLFCLALPAIIFFGLLASPISSNQTFELETADQSAPVKLMVKSPTATLHLLPGDTFAATATSHGHGLPGSGIKSVWNEEQKDDGRIVAELKQRESGLTSELQQTIRATFAPQRLQELSVELDTGKATLTIPEQNDDLLDPPVTVRFEAPADVAIEIISTSEELFFIEDTSGTPIHGTKDAPWHVIVPTGASVKY, encoded by the coding sequence ATGCCGCGCCCCCACTTCGTTGTCCGCGACATCCTGCCCGCTTTGGCCCTTTTGCTCATCGGCACCATCCTTTTCCGCATTTTCAACTGGGACCTCCCAGTAGCTCTGTGGGCTCAGGACGACCAGGGAGGCTGGTCGCGCGGAGACACCGGAATCTGGCGCGTTCTCTACGTCGTCGGCACCTGGCCCGCCTTGCTTTCCGGCGTCGCCGCGATTTTGATCCTACTCGTCGGATTGCGCCGCCCTGCCGCCGCGCGCTTCCGCAAGCCCGCAGGCTATCTTTTGCTGGTGCTGCTGGTGGGCCCGCTCATTATCGCCAACGCGATCCTCAAAGATCACTGGGGCCGCCCACGCCCGAGGGACACAGCCCCGCTCGGAGGTGAGTACGCATTCGAAGAAGTGCTCACCATGGATCTCTCCAGCCCGGGCAAATCCTTCCCCTGCGGCCATGCCACCATGGGGTTCTTCTTTTTCGCCTTTTACTTTCTCCTGCGCAGCCGACGCCCGAGACTGGCAAAGGGCTTCCTCGTCGCCGGCCTCGGCTATGGCTCGATCATCGGCATGGCGCGCCTCCTGCAGGGCGGCCACTTTGCCAGTGACACACTGTGGGCAGCCGGAGTGCTTTGGTTCACTTGCGCCTTCCTTGCGCGCTGGATGAAAATCGACCAACCGCTCCCCGCAGTCGCATCCGAGCAATTCAAGCCCGTCTCGTGGCCTAAGTTGTCGCTTTTCTGCCTCGCGCTCCCCGCCATCATCTTCTTCGGCTTGCTTGCCTCCCCGATCAGCAGCAACCAAACGTTCGAACTCGAGACAGCAGACCAGTCCGCACCGGTCAAGCTGATGGTCAAATCTCCCACAGCTACCCTCCACCTGCTTCCGGGCGACACCTTTGCCGCCACCGCCACCAGCCATGGCCACGGCCTCCCTGGCTCGGGCATCAAGTCCGTCTGGAACGAAGAACAAAAAGACGACGGCCGTATCGTCGCCGAACTCAAACAACGCGAGTCCGGCCTCACCAGCGAACTGCAACAGACCATCCGCGCTACATTCGCTCCGCAACGCCTGCAAGAGCTCAGCGTAGAACTCGACACCGGCAAAGCCACGCTCACCATTCCCGAACAAAACGACGATCTGCTCGACCCGCCTGTCACCGTCCGCTTCGAAGCACCCGCCGACGTGGCAATCGAGATCATCTCTACTTCCGAGGAACTCTTCTTCATCGAAGACACCTCAGGCACGCCAATTCACGGCACCAAAGACGCACCATGGCATGTCATCGTGCCGACGGGCGCCTCTGTGAAATACTGA
- the gatC gene encoding Asp-tRNA(Asn)/Glu-tRNA(Gln) amidotransferase subunit GatC: MANDRIDIHHTAKLARLELTDDEVQLFESQLEKVVGYVEKLSELDLSDVPPTDHAGTVHTALREDEPRPGMGTEAVVQNAPQSARDQIVVPRVIE, translated from the coding sequence ATGGCCAACGACCGCATTGATATCCACCACACCGCGAAGCTCGCTCGTTTGGAGCTGACTGATGACGAGGTGCAACTGTTTGAGTCACAGCTGGAAAAGGTGGTTGGCTATGTGGAGAAGCTCTCCGAATTGGATCTCAGCGATGTGCCGCCGACCGATCATGCGGGCACGGTGCACACGGCGTTGCGCGAAGATGAGCCTCGTCCGGGGATGGGTACTGAGGCGGTGGTCCAAAACGCACCACAGAGCGCACGCGATCAGATCGTGGTGCCACGCGTGATTGAATAA
- a CDS encoding dipeptidase produces MTPELSQLFEFLRFPSISTDSAYSGDVRACAEWLQAKLSGMGLDAQLHETPGHPIVVAKNEHRDGVPTVMIYGHYDVQPVDPVELWDSPPFEPELRDGKIWGRGSTDNKGQMFAHVLGVEKALQQGELPVNLILLFEGEEEIGSKNLPAFLEAHRDELKCDVIAVSDTGMVAPGVPTMGYGLRGITCGEVLIKGPSGDLHSGVYGGSVMNPATAIGRVIASLHDADERVAIDGFYDDVRDLETWEREMWETVPFGEKQYLEETGAPAAVGEAGYSVKERLWARPTAEVNGVGAGYQGEGSKTVIASEAMAKLSFRLVPDQDPDDILRKVEAHVMKHAPEGVTVEFVPGHSGEPYLSDPNSEFGKAAQSALAETFGREPVLIREGGSIPIINTFKSILGADSLMLGLALPGCQIHAPNENFHVANFEAGIELNQLLLKKLAACSAK; encoded by the coding sequence ATGACACCCGAGCTTTCCCAGTTGTTTGAATTCCTTCGCTTTCCGAGCATTTCCACCGACAGCGCGTATTCCGGCGACGTGCGCGCCTGCGCCGAGTGGCTGCAGGCCAAGTTGTCGGGCATGGGGCTGGATGCACAGCTTCATGAGACGCCTGGTCACCCGATTGTGGTGGCGAAAAACGAGCATCGCGATGGCGTGCCAACCGTGATGATCTACGGCCACTACGACGTCCAGCCTGTGGATCCGGTCGAGCTTTGGGACTCGCCTCCGTTTGAGCCGGAGTTGCGCGATGGCAAAATCTGGGGCCGCGGCTCGACCGACAACAAGGGGCAGATGTTCGCCCATGTGCTCGGTGTGGAAAAGGCGCTGCAGCAGGGTGAACTGCCGGTGAACCTGATTTTGCTCTTTGAGGGCGAAGAGGAAATTGGCAGCAAGAACCTGCCGGCGTTCCTGGAAGCGCATCGCGACGAGCTGAAGTGCGACGTGATCGCGGTGTCGGATACGGGGATGGTGGCGCCTGGCGTGCCGACCATGGGCTATGGGTTGCGCGGCATCACTTGTGGTGAAGTTTTGATCAAAGGGCCAAGCGGAGACCTGCATTCGGGCGTCTACGGTGGATCGGTGATGAACCCGGCGACGGCGATCGGGCGAGTGATTGCGTCGCTGCATGATGCTGACGAGCGCGTGGCGATCGATGGATTCTACGATGATGTGCGCGACCTTGAGACCTGGGAGCGTGAAATGTGGGAGACCGTGCCATTCGGCGAAAAGCAGTACCTTGAGGAGACCGGTGCTCCGGCTGCGGTCGGCGAGGCTGGCTACTCGGTGAAAGAGCGCCTGTGGGCGCGCCCAACGGCCGAAGTCAATGGTGTGGGCGCTGGCTACCAGGGCGAGGGCAGCAAGACGGTGATCGCGAGCGAGGCGATGGCGAAGTTGTCGTTCCGTCTCGTTCCGGACCAGGATCCGGATGACATTCTGCGCAAGGTGGAGGCGCATGTGATGAAGCACGCTCCTGAAGGCGTGACGGTCGAGTTTGTGCCGGGTCATTCTGGTGAGCCGTATCTGAGCGACCCGAACTCCGAGTTCGGCAAGGCAGCGCAGAGTGCGCTGGCCGAGACCTTCGGCCGCGAGCCGGTGCTGATCCGCGAGGGGGGCAGCATCCCGATCATCAATACATTCAAGAGCATCCTCGGGGCGGACTCGTTGATGCTGGGCTTGGCGCTGCCGGGTTGCCAGATCCACGCACCAAACGAGAACTTCCATGTGGCCAACTTCGAGGCTGGAATTGAACTCAACCAGCTTCTGCTCAAGAAGCTTGCCGCGTGTTCGGCCAAGTAA